The following DNA comes from Caretta caretta isolate rCarCar2 chromosome 10, rCarCar1.hap1, whole genome shotgun sequence.
TTGTCAAGCTCAGGCGTATCAGACCTGAGGAAAAGCAGTTTGTTGtgcctctgggctgggacccaccTGGAAAAGTCCCCTGTCTAAAATGCAAATAGTTTGTAAAGCACAAAGTTAAAACCCAGGTTAAAATGCCCCTTTGTAACTGTACTGGGGCAAGACACAGGCTGTGCCCCAGGAGTTTCAGCACTTTGATGCAGGAGTTGCTGGGTGAGGTTCCATGGGCTGTGACGCTCAATCAGCATGTCCCCTTCTTGCTCTAAGCACTGTGACTCCGCTTCCATGAGTAGCGTTCTAGTGTATGGATGGTGTGGATGGCGCACTAGGCATGTCCTTTGAGTCATGAACGCTATGTCCCCGGCTGCGCTAGTGGGAGCTGGGATCCCACAAGTGGTGGGGGTGACTTGTTGGGAAGAGAACTCTCCCTTCTGAGGCAGTAATGACTACAGTGCCTGGCTGTAGTTCTCAAAGGGGATATCCGCTATACGTCACATGGAGGCCATGTTACTGTGAAACCCTCAATTTTTGGATTTCCTGATTTATGTGCATTTAGATTCCAGACTACAATATTGTGCTAACATATTTTTTGTAGTGAGTACATAACTGTATTTACAGTGGGCTAGCATCTCCTTATGTCGTCAATATTAGATGTGATCTCTGCACAGTGTAACTTTAACCTCCTGGGGTAGAGCATATTATGTTCTGGGCAGAGACGTTATGGTCCAGCACAAAGAAATAAACGCAAGCCCTGTTTGGGGCAATAAAAAATTGCTTTATTCTCTACATGTGACCCTGGATAACAGCGCTAGTAACTGTGACCCATAGTGGGGCTCCTGATACTTGACAATTCTCTATGGTGTTCTTTCCAGATAGAGGTGGAGAAAAGCAACTTTTCAGACCATGAGATCCGTCGCTTGGCAgaagaggagcagctgcagaagatgAAAGACAATATACAGGATGAGGAAGCGGACTCTGGGCAAGCTATTGTGTTGGCCCAAGACCTGGAGGATGCCTGGGAACAGAAATTCCAACAGTTCAAAGCTGGCCCACGAATAACAGGTTCTGATCCAAGTTCTCTCAGCTGAGCAGGAGAGGGATGGGGCCTCCCTGGTCTATCTGAACGTGGTTGACTTTGGTAtagtggagtggaggtgaggcaGGGTGCTGAGCCTTCAGGAGGAGGGAGCTTCCATGGGACTCCCATGACTCCTTTCAGCTATTATAGGAGGAGTTATCTGGTCTGTGAAAAGAGCTGTGTTCTGTTCCTTTTCTCATAGAACCTTTGAGAGAGGATAAAGTATGGAGGCTAGTTATTCTGTCCTTATCAGAAAAACCATGACCAGCCTGACTCCCAGTTGTAGTTCACAAGAGCACACAATACTAGTGTTGTTTTTATGTAGGTCCTGCATAATCATTGACTATTAGTTATTAGGTACTAAGTTGAACAGaaacttaaactacttgctttaaatggtcttttttaaaaagaagagcaTCTAAAGTGCAGTCCTGCTTTCACCTTTATGAAACATGACTGAAAATCAATGGATTCTGTCCAGATCCCCAGGTGGCACCTATTCTGTTGTATGTAGGTTCTTATACTTTGCTCATCAcgatagtatctgagtgccttccagaatTGCATTAAGTAACACGACTAACTTCTATCATATTCATATCATCTACCCAGTGGGAGAAGCATGTGTAGTGGAGTGtcttgagaacataagaatggccatactgggtcagaacaatggtggTTCTaatccattatcctgtcttctgacagtcgccggtgccagatgcttcagagggaatgaacagaacagtgcaattTTGAGTGTTCTATACCCTTTTGGGTAGTCCCAGTTTCGTGCAGCTGGAGGTTTAGGGGCACCCGGGGCATGGATTTGCGTCCctgtccatcaatggccatttgCCAAGATGgtcctatccttcatgaatttacctaatttttttttaaccccattatacttttggccttcacaacatctcatggcaatgagttccataggttgactgtgcattgtgtgaagaagtgcttcctttctttgattttaaaaaacaacaaaacctgctgcctattaattttgtccGGTGAccccctagtccttgtgttatgtgaaggggtaaataacacttccttatacactttctctacaccattcatgattttataaccctctatcatatccccccttagctgtctcttttctaagatgaacagtcccagtctttttaatttctgcttGTATGGAAGCTACCATatccctaatcacttttgttgctcttctctataccttttccatttctaatatatcttttttgtggTGGGGTGACTAGAACTGAATGGAATATTCAAGGTCTAgatgtaccatgggtttatatagtggcattatgatattttctgttttatctatctctttcctaatggttcctaacacactgtttttgactgtcactgcataTTGGGGagatgtcttgttttggtaggtttttttattattattattattatttattaattaaatatacCTATTACTGTGGGTGTATGTTAGAAAAATCAatatcaaagaaatgtgccttgcacttggagtggaaagtaGTGAGGTTTGTGATGTTTCTTATTTCTTGGGGGAAtttattccacagtcttggaccacCCCTGGAGAAAGTTCCTAGAGCTGATGAGAGCATTTGTACCTAGAAGCATCACTCGGAATTGTTCCATGTGTCCTTGTTGTCAGGGGTCTGAGAGACAGGAAGGCGTGGGCTCTGATGAGCTAGGTACTGGATGACCCCATCCCACTTGGAGCCTATCTGTCTCTGGAATCTGTTCTCTCTTGGCAGATGCTGATAAACGCAATGACCGGACATCTTTGAACAGGAAGCTGGATCGGAACCTGATGCTTCTGGTCAAAGAGAAAGTTGGCAACCAAGAGTTGTGGTTCCTTCCTCAAGCAGAGTGGCAGGCTGGAGAGACGTTGCGAAGCACTGCAGAGCGAGCTTTGGCTACTCTCTCGGGTAAGTCATCTGctgtgcagctgctgccacccctTCCTGTCCTCATTTCTTTCTCTTGTGTCATTACTGGGATATTATCAGCTCATACTAGTAGAGCCCCATTATACTCCATTAGGATTGGCCAGAGAAAGGGCATGTAGTAGCAGATGGGGTGGGTTGAACCCAGTGGGGTCTCTGAGGAGAGTTGTGTCTGGGTAAAGTTGCTTAGAAGCCCAGGGGTATTGCCCATTGCAGGGAGAGTTGCTCTACATTCCAGCTCAGCTACTAGTGTATAGGCTCTCGACAGGGGGCACTAGGTGCCccaagctatgtctacacttaaagcgGCATGTAGAGTACAGGTACCACACATGCAGCggcagtgaaaggcaggctgcgTCCACACTTATCACTGCAGTAGAGGCACCGCAGAGAGAGACGTCGGCAGTGGAGATGCAGAGGGACACAcaaactgcttttttaaaaaaaaaaaaagcagcatagACAGGGGAGGTGCTGCTTAGTATGTAGAGAGCCTGTGTGGGGTGCGTACCCGGAGTTCAGGCATGTAGGGCACTCCACTCATCAAAGCCATGCCTCACCATCTACCCTGTCATTTATACCCCtgcaagggggtgtgtgtgtgtgtgttgtctgtACTCTGCACACCACCGtaagtgtagacttaccctgtTGTCGGGGAAAGGGCTTCTGTCTCCATCACACACACAGCCCATTAGCAGCCTTTCTTGGCACGTAAAGCCTATCCTCAGCCAGGTCTCTTCTTGCTTCCCAGCAGGGGAGCACTGTGGAAGCCGCACAGTTAGCCTGACAAAGGGAGGGGGCATTTTATGATCCCCTGGACCACACTACCTCTGGCCAGTCCTTGCGTGGGGTTATTGAGACTCCAAAAAGGGTCCCTAAGAGGGAGGTACGGCACAGTGTGGacctgtgggagggggtgttCTTGCTAGAAAGAGATAACAGAATTGAACCAAAACTAAGCATGACGAGTCCTTTACTGTCCCACTGTTACCCCTTAGATGCGGCAGCTGCTGTCATTGTGTGACCTGATctcttgctttgttttctttcccctctggACACCCTTGGACCTCACAGGAAATTGCATCCAGGCCAAATTCCTAGGGAATGCACCATGTGGGCTTTATAAGTACAAGTTCCCCAGGGCCCTCAGGACAGAGGGCAGTGTTGGGGCCAAAATATTCTTCTTCAAAGCTCTCCTCCAGAGCGGTGATCTGCCCCAGGCAGAGAGGAAAGAAGACTACGTGTGGGTCagcaggggggagctgggggattACTTGAAACCGGACTACCTAACACAAGTCAACAGATTTTTGATGGACCAGTGAAAGTCAGGGCTGTGCTCCAAGCAAATGGGGAGGACGCAAAAAACAACTTCAGACAGGTGCATTGCCTCTGTGTACAGAGAGTGGCATTTGAAGAAGGATCCAACCTCCCCCTTGTTTTCTGTTCCTCTTCTCTAGGCCTGtatcaaataaaaaatattaaaacctcTGCTAAGTGAAGAGTGTTGTGCTTATGTTGCACCCTTTAATGCCCCTAGGAttctccttttcccccctcccagctgtgcCATTCCCTAGGTCTGTGGTACCTCTCTTCACTGGATCCCCATAGTAGCCTGAAGCTCAAATGGTCTCTCTGAAAAGCTGTACTCTTCCTTTAGCAGCTGTTCCTCAATAAAAGGAGCAGTGAGTGAGCTCCCTTTACTTGCTTAGGTGGGATGAGACACTGTTAGAGGAGTAAGAAGGGGATTTACCAATTAGTTGCATTGGGAAACCTGGCAAAGGACCATGTTTAAAGTTCCCCATTTTTAAACTCTGTGTCCAAGCCTTTAAGTCCTTAATCTCCTTCTGGGTTATTGTGGCCCCTCTGGGGAGGAGGCGCACCTGtcagtgtgtggggggaatagCAGCCACCTGCTTCTCTAAGGAATTCAGCTTTCATTGGCCTGGAACGTGGGAAAGCAGCATCTTCAGTAACACACTGGTCCCTGTTGATGCAAATTGTACACACTGCTGAGTCCCATCTATCCTCCTCTTTAACCTGCCAGGGGGTCCTTTGACCTCTCCAGAGGCAGCCACTGTAATTTATCTAACGAAGGAGAACTGTTCTAGGCCAGTGCTGTGTATTAATTTGTGCCATCTATGCCTCAGTAGAAAGTATGTCTGAGTGGCCGCCACAATACGGTGGCTGAAGACAAACTGTCCTCTCAGCAAAGTGGAGCATCTGACCTTTATGCTCTGAGCCATGCCCCAGGAAATGTTCGTGCTACAGCTGAGGACTTGGCTTCTCTTCTATTTCTATCTGCATGGGAAATTCACAATGAAAGTCAAACTGCTTAAGTCACATGCAGCTGTTTCATCCCTGTCTGTGGCACTCCCGGGCCTTGTAAGGGTGCAGCAGCAGGTGGTGTGTTGGCCACGTACCACACAACTCTCTTTCTTTAGCATAAAGACCATCATGTAGCTTTCCTGTCACCATTTTGACAGGGCTTCTGTGAGGCCATTGCAACCCTctagtgcagaggttctcaaactgtggtctgtggaccaccagtggtccgcgagctccattctgGTGGTCCATGGGTAGTTCCCTCTCAGGTGCTCACCTGGGCagccgcacatgagagaatgaagggccacccacctaatgagtggagccgtgcaggcatggctccactaattagctGCCTGAActctggagaagacacacatggtAAGGTGATGTGGTGGCCTTGGAAtagggggcaggtgggagggggcagtggggtgagaaaagggggtggaggaaatttgggacgtgcagggctgtggcggccagagaaagaggtgactttccccagctccagggctgcggcttccggggagagacggccctccttcccagccccagctcggggactGCTGCGGCGgggaagagagggcacatccatcgtaTTAGAAAGGtgagactactgatattaaaatgagttgtgtgtttttgtttgtagaacaaaaaaagtttattattaaggtttttatATAGTggttttatccaaagcgctttacaatagttagctaaggatacaaacaacatttggaaagatcattaagtggtccaccgagaccctcagcaattttcaagtggtccgtgggggggggaaaaaaagcttgagaaccactgctccagtgTGTGAGTGAAGCCTGACAGACTTAGAAGCACAGAAAGCAGAGCTGCTGCTTACACTCTGCCCTTACCTACTGTCCAGCAAGTATCTTCTCAGTCCCATCAGGAAGTTCAGCATTAGAGTTGCCACTTCACGGATAGGAGAAGGTATGGAGGGGACATGACTTATCCAAGGCCAGTCTCTGTCAAGCTGGATTTAGAAATTCCTGGCTCCCCATTCCTACGTACAGCTTGTTAGGCCAGAATTGCTAACCTTACTTGGTAGTGCCTCTGTTATTTACAGTGACTTCAGATTACAGGGTAGTGGGGTGATTTTTTTGAAGACTGTCCCATGCTTGCGGGGCTCTGCCTTACCCATCTCCCCACTGATGGTCTGATTTCCAAAGGCATTTTCTAACTGAAAGCTTTGCCGACTTTGGGTTAGGTATGGATCTGGTGCTCACTGTACTTTGTGGAGCAACAACCTTCTCAAGTGgcacagggagagaggagaaagcagTTCTGAATCATCTTGGGAGAGTCAGGGCTTCAGGGGACCAACAGGAGATTGCAATATGTATTTTGTCAACCCCTTGGGAACTGTTGAGCTGCAGGCTGCAAATTAAAGCTGTTAATCACCCATAAGCAATCAGAGATGCAGCCTTCTGTTTTCTAAAGCAAGGGAATTTCAAAGCTTgtaataaattatataaaaacCCCTCTCGTCTTAGATTGCCCTGGGAGGCTCAGTGGGGAGCTGAACCATCGCAGAGAGACTAGGGAGAGGGAGAGCAGGCTGCAAAGAGAAACTAAATAAAAGCAGAGAATGTGCCCTGGGTCTGTGAGCTTAGTTTGCCAAGGTCTGGTGACTCCAGCTTCACCGAAAGGGGCAAAGGGTTGGACTTCAGCCCGCTGTGATGCTAAAAGCTGTctgcagcaggaggagatggGCACTTCTTTCCATCCCTGCTAAGTACCTGTTTGTTCTCCGCCCCGGCCTGTCAGGCACACCTCACAGTGGGATGTTCCTGGTCTCCATGGCAACTGGAGGCAGACCGGATCTTTGTTCTCAGCCTGGGCTCAGAGCTGCCCCTCAGGAAGGACTGTTGGAGCTCGCCTCCACGCTCCAGAGCTCTCGTTCAGAAACCCTGCAAAGGCTTTTAACTAAATGTCTCTCTCTTCGTTGGCTTTGAGGTTTGTCAGAACAAAAAGAATTCCAGTTGGCTCTGAGGTGGTTTTGAAGGACAGCAGCTCTCCAGGACCCAGCTCCGAGCTGGCGGGTGGGTGAGGTCCATGCCCAAGCAGGTTGCGTGGAAGCTGCCTTCCCTGAAGCCAGGCCAGAATCAGTGgcaagttgtttttgttttgtttttttctttcttttcagcgCCCCCATATGGGATCCCTATTCCCACAGTTTGCCTTGCAAGCAGGAAAGTTTCATGGAACCGCCTGAATCCCCAGTGCTGAGAAGGCTCCAAAGCATCCCCTCTTCCCACAAGATGTTTTACCTGCAAGGCCTCTGCTGCCAGGAAA
Coding sequences within:
- the MRPL46 gene encoding large ribosomal subunit protein mL46, translating into MAAPMQRALCGAAVPWRWALGPRWLAAAAAPRWRLVGALCLQRPPSITQALSPEQEEMAQLVHQIEVEKSNFSDHEIRRLAEEEQLQKMKDNIQDEEADSGQAIVLAQDLEDAWEQKFQQFKAGPRITDADKRNDRTSLNRKLDRNLMLLVKEKVGNQELWFLPQAEWQAGETLRSTAERALATLSGNCIQAKFLGNAPCGLYKYKFPRALRTEGSVGAKIFFFKALLQSGDLPQAERKEDYVWVSRGELGDYLKPDYLTQVNRFLMDQ